A window of the Hevea brasiliensis isolate MT/VB/25A 57/8 chromosome 6, ASM3005281v1, whole genome shotgun sequence genome harbors these coding sequences:
- the LOC110647101 gene encoding DNA glycosylase/AP lyase ROS1 has translation MHQQIPCRTAMRGRLLLNGTYFQVNEVFADHESSYSPIIVPRSLIWQLKRGTVYIGTSPSSIFRGTRSIRDIQENFWRGFICARGWDTKTRQPKPLSKRFHCPPSKMERAGKSTNMQESVLINGTSSMSYGGGS, from the exons ATGCATCAACAGATACCTTGCAGAACGGCAATGAGAGGAAGACTTCTACTTAATGGCACGTACTTTCAAGTTAATGAG GTATTTGCTGACCATGAATCCAGTTACAGTCCGATTATTGTGCCTAGGAGTTTAATATGGCAACTAAAGAGGGGGACTGTATATATTGGGACATCACCATCATCAATCTTTAGAG GAACTAGATCAATAAGAGACATTCAAGAAAATTTCTGGAGAG GTTTTATTTGTGCCAGAGGATGGGATACAAAAACGCGTCAACCGAAACCTCTTTCCAAAAGATTCCATTGTCCACCTAGTAAGATGGAAAGGGCTGGAAAAAGTACCAATATGCAAGAATCGGTACTAATTAATGGCACCTCAAGCATGTCTTATGGTGGTGGATCCTAG
- the LOC110647107 gene encoding protein ROS1A-like — protein MRAECKHLASAIASANLSLPDPSKKVEERYMVPKVPLGSSNLVGNSVVVNPISVSLLESNKTLESGVRTQNCEPIIEEPKSPLHEQQIEDIVSEDIIDDEEEIPTIQLNNETFKENLHYFMDKYGPNFQTSSSSRALVPVSVTVDSIPIRKLKQTSHLRTEHQVYEIPDNHELLRGLKKRECDDSLPYLLAIWTAGETPDSCEPPKKRCNSQGPELCNDQTCFSCQSILEDRANIVRGAILVSETVRCAHPY, from the exons ATGAGAGCAGAGTGCAAACATCTTGCTAGCGCGATTGCAAG TGCAAATCTTTCCCTGCCAGACCCTTCAAAGAAAGTTGAAGAGAGATATATGGTTCCTAAAGTACCTCTTGGAAGCTCTAATTTGGTTGGAAACAGTGTGGTTGTCAATCCAATATCAGTGTCACTTTTAGAGTCTAACAAAACATTGGAATCTGGGGTAAGAACCCAAAATTGTGAACCAATCATAGAAGAGCCTAAATCACCACTGCATGAGCAGCAAATTGAAGATATTGTAAGTGAAGATATTATTGATGATGAAGAAGAAATCCCTACTATCCAACTCAACAATGAGACTTTCAAGGAGAATTTACACTACTTTATGGACAAGTATGGGCCCAATTTCCAAACTAGCAGTTCATCAAGAGCTTTAGTTCCTGTATCTGTGACTGTTGATTCAATTCCGATTCGCAAATTGAAGCAGACTAGCCACTTGCGGACGGAACATCAAGT cTATGAAATTCCCGATAATCATGAACTTCTGAGAGGG CTAAAGAAACGAGAATGTGATGATTCGTTGCCTTACCTTCTTGCTATATGGACAGCAG GTGAAACTCCAGATTCCTGTGAACCACCTAAGAAAAGATGCAATTCTCAAGGACCAGAACTTTGTAATGATCAAACATGCTTTTCTTGTCAAAGCATTCTGGAAGACAGAGCTAATATAGTTCGAGGAGCAATTTTGGTGAGTGAAACTGTTCGTTGTGCACATCCTTACTAG